From the Oceanispirochaeta sp. genome, the window GCCGATCTCAGAGCCTGTATTATAGAAGAAATCACAATCCACCCTGGAGAACGCAGGCTGATCCCCACTGGTTTGAAAATGGCTATCCCTTCAGGTTATGAAGGGCAGGTCAGACCACGGTCAGGATTGGCAGTCAAAAAGGGACTGACCGTGTTGAATTCTCCAGGTACTATCGATGCCGATTACAGAGGTGATGTGATGGTCATTTTGATCAATCACGGTTCCGAGGGTGTTCTCATCGAAAGAGGAGACCGGATTGCACAGCTTATCATTGCTCCAGTCACAAGAGCTGACTTCACCCTATGTGAGAATCTGGATGATACAACAAGAGGAAGCGGAGGATTCGGTTCCACGGGAGCTAGATGAAATCCAATTGGCTGCTTATTCTGTTATTACTTCCCTGTCTCGGCTTTAGCGATGACCAGGGTAGTAATCTGCAGAAATCAAGAGGGAGTGGTGATTTCATAAGTGAAACCAGAATAAGAGAGGATCTTGAGAAAACACTCCCTCAGATCACAGATCCCATGGAAAGGACTATCCTGAAGAAAACCCTTTATATGGAATCTATCAAACTTCCGGAAGATGTCTTCTTTGATACCCAGATCTCCTCACTCTCTGCAGACGGGGATGATCTCTGGCTGGGCAGCCGCAGCGGAGATATTGCCCGTTATTCCCTGTCTGAGCAAAGATGGACCTCTTATGTACAGGGAGAAGAATCTCTGGCGATCCGCATAGTCCAATCCATTCAAGCCGAAACGGAGAGGATCTGGTTTTTATCTTACGGCAGCGTCTCAATATATTCTAAGAGATACGATCGATTTATACAGCTTCCCATTCCAGATGATAAGGAATATAGAGGACTTCAGAGTGCTCTACTGATGGGGCAGGGTTTAATCAGCGGGACACAATCGTACAATTTAAGAAGAATCAGAATGGACAGTCAATCGGTAATCCATCAAAATCCTCCTTTGAGGAATATTACTTTTTTAAAAGAACTCTCTATGGGCCAACTCCTGGCCGGGACAGAACTGGATGGTCTTTTCATTTTGGACAGTCATTTTCAGCCCATACCACTATCTGAAAATAACCGGCAGACATCGGCCGTTCGGGCAGTCCTGGGTGATCCCTCAGGTAAGATGATTGCCGGCAGCTATGGAGCTGGTCTCTTTCAACTTGTCAGAAAGGGGGAAGAGTATGATATAGTCTTCCTAAGGACCCCGGCAAAGTGGATTACCGATGGTGTAGAGATCCGACATTTGGAGTGTGTGTGTCGTGGGGGGGTGGGGGGGTGTCTGGG encodes:
- the dut gene encoding dUTP diphosphatase, producing the protein MNKVHVKITGPEDMLPRYGTDDSAGADLRACIIEEITIHPGERRLIPTGLKMAIPSGYEGQVRPRSGLAVKKGLTVLNSPGTIDADYRGDVMVILINHGSEGVLIERGDRIAQLIIAPVTRADFTLCENLDDTTRGSGGFGSTGAR